A genomic segment from Spinacia oleracea cultivar Varoflay chromosome 3, BTI_SOV_V1, whole genome shotgun sequence encodes:
- the LOC110781074 gene encoding protein PELPK2, whose amino-acid sequence MMGSSKCMLMFCLLITMSMSCIDAARHLLQAVPGLPNPTTVMPPLPSIPTTLPQPAALPKLSIPPMSSTQIPSLPNMPSIPNMALPPMPNLPTTIPTSIPNFPTSIPNFPTSIPSIPFLSPPPSN is encoded by the coding sequence ATGATGGGTTCGTCAAAGTGTATGTTGATGTTCTGTCTACTTATCACCATGTCAATGTCATGCATCGACGCAGCACGCCATCTGTTGCAGGCAGTGCCTGGGTTGCCCAATCCGACCACTGTCATGCCACCATTGCCCTCTATTCCGACAACTCTTCCTCAGCCAGCAGCTCTACCTAAGCTTAGTATTCCACCTATGTCAAGCACACAAATTCCGTCTTTGCCAAACATGCCCTCCATTCCAAACATGGCTCTCCCTCCCATGCCAAACCTACCAACCACCATTCCCACTTCCATTCCTAACTTTCCAACCTCCATTCCCAACTTTCCAACCTCTATCCCATCTATTCCTTTCCTTTCCCCACCTCCTTCAAACTAA